Proteins co-encoded in one Papaver somniferum cultivar HN1 chromosome 5, ASM357369v1, whole genome shotgun sequence genomic window:
- the LOC113277324 gene encoding ATP-dependent Clp protease ATP-binding subunit ClpA homolog CD4B, chloroplastic-like → MGELDKYGTNLTKLAKEGKLDPTIGRHDQIWRVIQILRRRRKNNACLVGEPGVGKTAIAEGIALRLLRDDIPQDLRQKKVFSLDIGLLLSGATYCGSLEERLSNLMAEIKKKNETILFIDEIHDLVGAGKSRDCSLDAANMMKPALARGELQCIGATTLNEYRKYFEKDPALERRFQPVKVPEPSIDETIQILKGLREQYEAHHKLRYSDESLVAAAKLSSQYISDRFLPDKAVDLMDEAGSVVGLRPVGVQEMKRVKSKDSRPVVTEADIQHIVSSWTGIPIENVSVEESNRLLRLEETLHKRVIGQVKAVKAISGAIRRSRVGLKNPSRPIASFIFTGPTGVGKSELAKALACYYFGSEEAMVRLDMSEFMEMHTVSKLIGAPPGYIGYNYGGQLTEAVRRRPYTIVLFDEIEKAHSDVFNIMLQILEDGRLTDSKGRTVDFKNTLLIMTSNVGSNVTNEADGQEKEMQNLVTEELKKHFRPEFLNRLDEMIVFQQLTKSEVQEIADMMLEQIIERLQAKKIKLQVTASFRDRVVEEGFSPTYGARPLRRVIMRLLEDTMAEKMLAGEIKEEDTVTVDVDTGGNVLFESDCPAEALQLELRRTTRKRKPTKRW, encoded by the exons ATGGGAGAACTGGATAAGTACGGCACCAATCTCACAAAATTAGCAAAAGAG GGCAAACTTGATCCGACTATAGGACGACATGATCAAATATGGCGTGTGATACAAATCTTACGTAGACGTAGAAAGAACAATGCTTGTCTTGTCGGGGAACCTGGTGTGGGTAAGACAGCAATTGCTGAAGGTATCGCTCTTCGATTACTACGTGATGATATCCCTCAAGACCTAAGACAGAAAAAG gtattttcgtTGGATATCGGACTGCTTCTTAGTGGTGCAACATACTGTGGTTCACTTGAGGAAAGGTTATCAAACCTAATGGCAGAAATCAAGAAAAAGAATGAAACCATACTTTTTATAGATGAGATCCATGACTTGGTGGGAGCGGGCAAAAGTCGGGATTGTTCACTTGACGCAGCAAACATGATGAAACCAGCTCTTGCCAGAGGTGAACTCCAG TGTATAGGTGCTACAACACTTAATGAGTACAGGAAGTACTTTGAGAAGGACCCAGCACTAGAAAGAAGATTTCAGCCTGTTAAAGTGCCTGAACCCTCTATCGATGAAACCATACAAATTTTGAAAGGGCTCCGAGAACAATATGAGGCTCACCACAAGCTCCGCTACTCTGACGAATCTCTTGTAGCTGCAGCCAAATTGTCTTCCCAATATATCAG TGATCGCTTTCTGCCTGACAAAGCAGTTGACTTGATGGACGAGGCTGGTTCCGTTGTCGGACTTCGCCCTGTTGGG GTTCAAGAAATGAAAAGGGTAAAGAGCAAGGACTCTAGACCGGTCGTAACAGAAGCTGACATACAACATATCGTATCCTCATGGACTGGAATCCCTATTGAAAATGTGTCAGTTGAGGAGTCCAATCGCCTGCTAAGGCTGGAAGAGACACTCCACAAACGGGTAATCGGTCAGGTTAAAGCTGTTAAAGCCATCAGTGGTGCAATTCGCCGTTCTCGGGTTGGACTTAAAAACCCTTCTCGGCCAATTGCCAGCTTCATATTCACTGGTCCAACAGGAGTAGGAAAGTCAGAATTAGCAAAGGCACTTGCTTGTTACTATTTCGGATCCGAGGAAGCTATGGTCAGGCTTGACATGAGTGAGTTCATGGAGATGCATACTGTTTCCAAGCTTATTGGAGCACCACCAGGCTACATTGGTTACAACTATGGCGGTCAGTTGACTGAAGCTGTTCGCCGTCGACCTTACACCATAGTTCTCTTTGATGAGATAGAGAAGGCTCACTCTGACGTCTTCAACATAATGCTCCAGATTCTAGAAGACGGACGGTTGACAGATAGCAAAGGCAGGACTGTGGATTTCAAGAACACGCTTCTTATAATGACATCCAATGTGGGAAGCAACGTCACAAACGAAGCGGACGGCCAGGAGAAGGAGATGCAGAATTTGGTGAccgaagaattgaaaaagcatTTCAGACCAGAATTTTTAAACAGGTTAGACGAGATGATTGTGTTCCAGCAACTGACAAAATCTGAAGTGCAGGAGATTGCTGACATGATGTTGGAGCAGATCATTGAGAGATtacaagcaaagaaaataaagcttcAGGTGACGGCAAGTTTCCGGGACAGGGTAGTCGAAGAAGGGTTTAGTCCAACATACGGAGCAAGACCTTTGAGGAGGGTGATAATGCGGCTTTTAGAAGACACAATGGCTGAGAAGATGCTAGCTGGAGAGATCAAGGAAGAAGACACCGTCACGGTAGATGTTGACACTGGCGGAAATGTTCTTTTTGAGTCAGATTGTCCTGCAGAAGCTTTGCAGCTGGAGCTAAGGAGGACCACCAGAAAACGTAAGCCAACCAAGCGTTGGTAA